DNA from Cottoperca gobio chromosome 4, fCotGob3.1, whole genome shotgun sequence:
GGACTTGATTGCAGTAGTAGTGACGGACTGCTTCACCAGTTTCGCCCATGACTCAGCATTTTTCAGAACTATGTCCTGAACAAGACAAATCACCTAAGCACCATTATAATACTTCAGACGGCAGTTTTAAACGTGGTTAATcttgtgaattcaaacaaaactacttggttaggtttagaaaaaacataatcatggtttgggttaaaacaagtatttgtttgtttgtttgttgttgccaTTTGTTTGTTACGCAACTTAAGTTACGTACTTCAGTACGtaactttacttaagtatttacTGCAAGTTACGCAAATAATTCAAACGtcggtctcctgggtgaaagtcctgtgttcgTTTGACCAATCCAtcttttttttgctcttttttctacgacacctcctcctccagtcaTATCTTTTAGAGGTCGCCGCTTAACAATTCTGAACCTCTCTGTGGTGCTCCAGTTGACCAATAGATGATTTACAGCCTACTGAGCCAATTGGGAGGTAACATAGGGTAATACCACCTCAAATCTATGGTCTCGATGACAACCGATAACTGACATTTAATCCGCTGACaacattcaaatttaaatgtgGTGGCACCAACTAAGATCAGGTGCGTCTGTGTCCATCTGCCGTTtggtgcagacagacacagaattAATCCTTTTTGGTGAGACCCAGCCTCTGCATTCTGATCTGCAGAATCATTCTTCAACAGTTTAGGAAAAAGATGTTAATACTTGTTTGTAATAGTAAACTCTGTTAAACATTGCTAACCTTTTTGggaatttgtttttttccctcttcaaCAGATGCGCTTGATGTGTTGGCGTCAGGCACATTTGTCAGCAGACCATCAGGAAAATCCTCAGGGTATCTGAAATCTGGCATAATCACATTACAAATGAGTATTGCTTCATGATTAGTCATTTTACTAAAAATAGTGTTGTCAAAGTAAGGGCCGTTTAGTGACTTACTGCACGTGGCCTCATCTTTGGACAGCAGTGGGCTGTCTGTCAGAGGGGACAGCACCGGGACCGGCTGAAAGGGGAGATTTAGTTTGAACACTTAAAATATTTTATGTCGGGAGATTACTGCTGATCTACTGGAGAACAATGAAAAGAGTTACTGCTCTTTAAGTAAAGTCAGCTTAGGCCTTTACAATCCTCTGTAACTGCAACTTGGGCTACTGTATGATATAACATGAACTTTACAACTACCACAATATGTTGTACACAAGTGTACACATAGAACCTTTGCTGCCAAACAAACTGACCTGTGTGATCTCATTAAGATGTCATTTAAAGTACAGTTCAGAGCTGACGGTCCATAACAAGATGACTCACAacaggtgaaggtgaaggtgaagagAACTTTTATAATCTTACAAAGCAATAAAAGCCAACAGCATTTGTGTTGGCGTTTCATTAGAAGTACCTCAAATCTGGTTGTAGCCCAGTCCAGCAACACTCCTGGAGATGCCATGGGGGATAAAAGGGCAGACAAATCTGTAAAACAGTAAAGAACAGATATTGCTCTTCAACACATCATGAACATGCGAGAGGCAGGGAGCTACTATGAGTTTATAAAAACTTAGCAAGAGCTAGTGTACAGTAAAATCAACTGAGGGAAAAAGAAGCATGTGATGGAATGCAATAGGGGAAGTGATGTTCAGCCCCTTTAGAACTGAGAGGAAGTTAGCCAAGTGAAACTTCACAAACTTCTGTGTCTGAAGGACATTGAGCATATGGGACAATTAATTAACAGGGAGCCTGAGGTGAACAGGCGTTGGAAGAGGAAGGTTCATTGGTTGTGGAGACACATCAGAGAGGGAGGAATAAGGAATTCCAATGACAGGTATTAGTTAAAAAATGACACAGCTGACCTGTTAGTACAGGGTGTTTGGGAGGTATCCATGCTGATGTGGCACTAGGTATCAGATGTTGCTGAAAGGGACTCCTACTAAAGACTGGGTTAGAACGAGAGGATAAAGTACACTAAGATCTCcgccaggtgtgtctccctctccccttccaaacaaagaagagttgaatctcactcaCTCGCCCTCCAGGCTCCCTTACAGTAAGGatgaagataacaaaaacagggatttattcatctccGGTTCCAAATGTGACCAAACTTTGatatggatgtcagtttttgttGCAAGCCCAAATGTGGCGTGCAACAGACGAGGTGAGGCTTGATTTGAGCCTTTTGCTGcagaagcagttgttgatcacttgcaGCTTCTACCGGCTGGTTAAGTTGAGTGAGAAGTAAAAATTGTGAATTACCCCAACCAcaagaggtccttgagcatacagtcataaatgagcacaacattattattaataataataacaataatcacaatTTTAAATATCCTGTAAATTGCCTTTATTTTTTGGGACAAATGTCAACTCCTTCTCAGTTGAGGGACCAATGTAAGCAGTACCTGGAGGAGACAACATCAGCTCATCACAGATCTGGTCTGCATTAAGATGTGTTGAATGGCCTTTGAATTCTGCTACCGGGGACTGCACGGGAAGAGGCGGACAAGGCTTGACTGAGGCTTTTGTCAATTTTTTTGTCTCAGACATCTGCTTGCCACAGGCAGTAAGAGTCACCTTAGACttgaaaagaaatgacattCTTACTTTTCATTGTAGATCTTACCATGAACCTCTTGATTACAGTAAGCCAATGCTGAGTGCATTTACCTTCATCTTAACCTTTTGGCCAGAGTCTTTACTTTTctgcttctttgtttttggCACTGAAAGACATGTACATTAATAATTCAGTCTACACAGCCAggcattattatttttcatatatcattcatcaCAACTTACCTGCTGATACACAAGGCAACATCCCAACCCCATCAAAATTCTGATGATCCCATTTCTTCTTAATCATACATTGtttgaaatgcatttattttctcaacagGACAATAGTGTCTATTTGCAGAGCAGTGACTGTATGTGAATAATATACAATGTCTAAGGTCTGTAACTTGATTTTGTTGATCAGTCACAGCATAAAGCTGCTGCACAGAAAGTGGAGTTGGAGGAAAGATCACAGAAAAAAACGTTCCATTCAAGACCTCCATCGAGGTTAGAACAGCACACTCAGTCAAATAGGTTAACAGTGAGCATGGTTGTGTAACGTAAAGAGCAGCTTTGGTAATCTGCAAGAAATACCACTAGGTGGTAAACACTGAAATGCAACTTAAAGGGTAGGTTCAAATTATTTTCAAGTCCGTCTTCAAACGGCACTCATATGCCTACAAGTACTAGGGGTGTCACACATTTTGATTCTAAATCTAAAAATTGTTATCGTTATATCAGTTATCGGAATCAAAAAGCAGGATCTGTTATTCTCACAGTATTTTTTGTCTCGCCAGCGACACAACGCAGCTAAGAGAGACCCCAGCACAGCATACAGGGTGCCTGCAGCTCAAATGCAAAACAGGTCGAGGATGACAGAAACAGAACTCAAAAATCCTCCTGCTTCCCTGAAGTCACCGTGTGGCAACATTTTACATTCCCTGTGCGTGATGTAAACAACGAACGGATCgtggacagaaaaacaacagttaaGGATCTGGTAGCTCTTTGTAGGTAAACTGCAAaggttattgttattacattttaaataaatgatttaaattcgACCATATGGTTTTAGTGTGACTCCCAAAAACATGTGGTGGATATATCAGCTCGATACCATGTACGCTatctgtttaaatgtaaatgacagttatcaggaagaaaaaacaacgATCTATTCAGAATCCAGGTCTCGAACAATGGCATAGCATCAATTctgaaaaaaatgtttcaaatggaATCGAAGACTTGGAGAATCGTGACACTGCTAATAAGTACAGTAACCATTTTTGCTTGCTGATATCATCCCTCCCATTCCTACTGTACCTTAGGAGATCCCTTATTTGTGTTGCGGTGTAGGGATAGTAACACAAAAGGAATGTCATACTAAGAAGCCTACAACTCAGTGACCGACTAACTCAGGCTGCTGACTCCTCATTAACTGCAGCTTCATTTGGAAAATTACTGTATTCTTTCAGAAGAGAGACTGTGGAATTTTTCTCCACAATCACATACTTTAGAAACATGTAGGGGATCTCTTAGGGGCCGGTAGTAACAGAAGGAATGACTACAGCCAGAACAAACTGTTTCAATGTCCATATGAACATGCGAGTATCGTTTTCAGACGGATTTGAAAACTGCATACCACTGTGATACTACTGTTGGTTGTGGTTACAGGTGCAACAGAGCACACTTCTGTCCACACGGATCAGTGATGCCGAGTGAGGCCAGAGGTGCCACAAACATGACACTTTCAACAATGGAACACTGCTATTCAGTCTATTTGTTAGTTTTTGCCTCTTTTGCAGCTAACCTGATTCAGAGTCACTGTTATCACTGCTAGTGCTAGAATGACTGCTGCTGCCAGAGCTGGAtgatgagctgctgctgctgctttcactgAGGCGTGGAAGGAAGCTGAGGACAGGAGCCGCCATGACTTTAGCTGTTtgaaaaaatgaatgaaaaaagtGTTATTTTTACACTCCATGCCTTACATGTGGATGCACAATTAAACCTCCTTTACACCTTGCATTAAAATGCATCTCGTATCCAGATTGATTTAACCAGATTACATTTACATCTGGTATTAATATTGAGATGGGATTGAAATCTGATCACTCTGTCCCGCTCAAACAACTGAACATCACATCCTGCTCTCGTTTGCCTGGTCTACACGTTGCTGTACCATTGATGCAGAGTTCGCTGGCAGTTAGCAAACGAGCTGTTTGGTGCCTCTCGTCTTGACTCCATCCACCAGTGCCTTGAATATCCATTTTAATAATCTTTCTTGCTTAGCTCTCCAACTGGCTAATGGCTGCCTCCTCACTGGTTTGGAACAGTCGCACGTGAGTACGCATTTCTGCCCACGCAGTTGTTGCATGTGGCTTGAAAACGCAATGGCATTTACACTTATGTTCCCAATGCATCCCTGACCACTATCAGAGGTGCTGTCAAATtacccaaaacacatttttttgtttaaggTGTAAAGgggtattacattttttatcaaattCAGATCCTACCCAAtggctttttatttataatcaaGTGCTGCTCTTTAATGGCAACCTGAGATGCAACGACATTCTTTAGTTTCCCAGTCTGCATTCCTGCTGTGGCCAGCTTTGTTTCTGCAGGAGGGAAAAGAAAATAACCCTCCATTATCAGTGCACATTTTActaattaaattagatttttatttttgtatttgctgACAGAGGTAAGCTTAAGCAAAGCAGGATTGAGCTTTACTTACTACGAGCTTTCCTGTTGCATTTCCTCAAACATGCTGCAACAAACCTCTGCAGGGCTCTCAGTGTGGAAGGCTTGAGCATTTCAAAGTCAACCTCAATCTCCTCTAGAGTGGAATCTCGCAGGCAGGACTCCCTGGCATGAATGATGTTCACCAACTTGCCCAGCTTGTCACCAGGCAGCTTGTCGATGTCTAATTTCAACTGCTTTTTCTCCTGGTAAGTCACTGGCATTGATGGGACCTCATCCTCACACGTTACAGGAATTCCATTAATATTGTGTCTGTTGCCATGCCTAGACAAACAATACATCCAAATGTTAGCACCTGTGGAGTACTCAGCTCAACATTACTTGTATTAAGTATAACATATAAACCACATTAAAGACACTTACATAGTAGAGCTCTTGTGGTTGGCCATTTTTCCTACAATAGATTTGTATTTTGAGGATTTGTGCTTTAGTCTAGCGATATCCTTTTCTTtggctcttttttcttttttcaacttTGCTTTCTTCTTAGGTTTCGTCATGGGCTCTTGGGTAAGTCTCTTCAGCTCATCACGGACAGCTTTCAACTGAAAAGCCAGCCATTAATGAGCCAATTAGGTAAAATGCACCAGTGAATAACTTCTCAAAAGCCATTTGCACGGTTACTGGCATGTATATACCAACCCGTTCCTCTAGATTGGCCAGCTGAACGGACACCACTTCTGATGAACCCTCTGCCTCTGAGGAGCTTTCACTTTCAGAACTGGCTGAGGTTGACACACTTCCAACTCTGTCTCCTATTCCCTTGTCAAGTCGCCGATTAGGTATGGAACAAACATCTGTTCCCTGGGGAACCTTCAAATATCGTGCCTCAAAAACTTCCTGTtgatacaaacacaaatgttttttaaagaagtaatacaaatgataattataataatgcttAAACTTCGAGATGGACTCGATCGAGCTACAGTTGGTACCAGTGTTAACTATATAAAGCCCAATGGTGTGGAAATGATGCGTTCATAGATATTGAGCAACCTTACACAACGGACATCTTTCACTATAGTTTTAATGTCTACATCTGTAAAATCTTAGACAATAAAAAAAGCTGCAGCAGTTCATCGAGGTAGCCGTCACGCACAATGTGGGTTTCAAATTCTTCCAAAACtgtctgcaaatgttttatgaagaggaaaatacattaaaaacacattcattagGCCTTAAGCATACACAGGATGCCTTTTGTTTACAAAAACACTCCACATGGTACCCTTATTACCAAAAGATAGATCTATACCTGGAGTTTTCTTGCCATGTAGACCACCTCGTGCGAAGGTGGATTGTATTTGTAACAGTTGGAGAACATCAATCGGACATCAGCGGCAACTTCCTTTGCATTTACATACTCTCGTTGATCCATTTTTTTCTGAGAAAATAACACTTAATGGAAAATGTATCCGACTCATAttgaaaataatgttatatactCATCATCAAAATCTTTTTTACCCTGATGGTGTTCAGGTCCATCGGCTGCTTGATGATGTCATGGTAGTCGTGCAAGCCCAAAACAACTGAATCAACAGGGGTATAAAAGGGCCATGCATATGCATAGTGTCTCTTTGACAGCATCTCCTTCAGGATATCATGACAGTACCTGAGCTGCTCAGACATTCTGACCTTCTTGCCCTCAGAGGTGGGCAAGTCTTTCTTTGGAGGTTTAATGGGCCTTCCACTGCCTCTCCTGGACAATAATGTACATGGTGCTGAATGTTCCTCAGCAAGGGATACCTCCCTACTGCTGATGACGAAGGTGTTGGAGGATGTGGGGCCTGCTTTCctcttaaaaccttttttaatctGGATATTTAGAAAAAAGGTTGCACATAAACAGTGAATCACTACATACATTAAACAAAGCAGTGGGACAAATAATTACCATAGTTTTGCATTTGGTCAAGTATTTGTCCAAATTCTATAAATGATCCAAGTTTTTGAAACTAACACTTTCACCAATTTCATGCAATGGAGAAAGTCAGTCTAGTATGATACATGATGATTTGTTGCACTACTGTATCCGACTccaatgtttatttaaaaatgataaactATGATACCCAACCATAGTAACAATCTAGccaaaaagacaaacaacctATATTCTGCAAGTTTTAACACCTTTTTCATGGTTTAGCATCAGTATGTATACTGTGCAAGTTGCTTGCAAAGCAATCAAATACTTACTGTTGCATCAATTTGTGCAGAGAGCTGGATGGGCGGGATGAAGTGAGGCACATCAGGAGGAATGACTGTCACAGTCTGCTGGAGAACAACTTCTGACAGAAGCGCTCTGTGCTTTATTGCACCTGCATGACCAGCGATAAATGGAATACATGCACAAGAATCAGATACCATTTTAAAATGGAACTAGAATTACCACCCTGGGGTTACAAGCCTCCACCAACAAGTTGTATGAAGCTTTTTTACCATCTTTATTCAAGAGTGGGTTTTTCCATTTCAGAACATGCTTCCTTGATTTCATGTTCAGATTTTGTAATACTTTCTACCAAAACCATGATCTCACACTCGCCTAGCCCTGGCTTGTGCCTACatttcctctgcctctcctcaaactgcatgcttgcactcagatatattgttgcttgcacaTGCTCACACTCAGGCAGCTTCTGTGGGCACATAAAATGTCGGCTCTCGGATTTCTTCGCTCAGATTTTTTGCGCATTAACCCTGTCAAAATTCCCAATGACCAATGAAATGACCCCTACCTCattgtgggtgtgtttgttttacttttagagcGACCCAGATGGGTAGTGACTCCTTAACCAGGTTGATTCATCCCCCTCCTGCTGCTAGACTTTATCATACGTAATTCCctggtttttttattttataataagaCTTTTGGAATAAATTGACAGTTAATATACATCGCCCGTACTTTTATTAccggtaataataataataataataataataataataataataatacattttatttgtaaaacgCCTTTTatggctaaaagcaatctcaaggtgcttaTTAATTTACTATAATAGCTATATCGGCCTCCCGTCAACGTAGCTATTTCATTATGCTACAGGAGAAGGGACAGCGTTGTTGGTCAGTGGAGAAAGCTACAGTTAGCATGTATCTACCAGTGAGAATTGGCTAATGCAGATGGGGAGTGACGGCAGTTGTAGGTGGTTTATgactacagcagcagcagcagcagcagcatactGTAGTCAACAGGAATACCACTGACAATCAATAACATTTTACACCACGGCACCAAGTTCTCACTCACTGTTGGAAAAACAGCAGTGCTACAGAGTTATTGTTAACTGTACATCAAGCCAGCTGAGAACTTTTCATCATGAGTGCTAATGTTTAAGCTTGGAAGGgaactttaattaattaattatagcTACAGCGAGAGAGATAGCTTAATGCATGCAGACCATGAATGTATTAACGACCGCGATGGTTACTAAAACGGTTTTAGCTAGCATCCGAAAGCTAATATCTTTCCGTGTCCAGCCGTCAACgcaaaaataaaagttagtTCCAGTGTAtctaataaagtaaaataaaaagtacaggCGCTGATATGTATATTAACTGTCATTTTATTCTAAAAgtcatataaaaatacatttacatatatttatattacatgtaTGAATTACATATAAAGCCTTTGAGGGGGGAGGGATCATTTAATTGGTCAACACTGCACCTGGCATTCTATTGGTTGGGGCATTTTGACAGGGTTAATGCACAAAAAAAGAGCAGCGAAGAAATAAGAGAGCAAACgtttcacatgcacacagaagcTGCATGTGAGGAGAAGGCCTGAAGCTGGAGCGCAGGAAATctgtgcaagcaacaatatatctgagtgcaagcaacaatatatgAGTGCAAGCATGCCGTTtgagcagaagaagagcagaTCTAAGCACAAGCCAGGGCTATGACAGTGTGAGGGAGTGTTATTTAGGGTAAgcattacaaaatctgaacTTGAAATCAAAGCGGCATTTTCTCCAAAAAACACACTCTTAAATAAACATAGTAAAAAAGCTCCATATagttgcagtttacattcaTGTCAGTATTTCATTccattagacatttgtgtgaaattggataatggccaaaaacatgttgtgaagtGACTTTGCCCTTAGTGCATTTGCCTGTCAATGTCAATGTCAAATACTATAGATAATAAATATGTCTACAACAATCATGAATCATGGAAAGGAATGTTAAAATCCAGTTTAAACCAACAATCTGACAtgctaattaaaaacaaaggGGGCGGGGGGTACCTGTATTTGTCTTTCTCCCTTTAACTGGTTCCTCTGAAGTGACTGCTGTAACGTCACACTCTTCCTTAGGCATTTGGGACAGTTTCTGCAAAAAAAGCTTCTCTAGGGTCTGTGCCATATACACAATGTCATCTCCAGgctgtgaaaagaaaatgtacataaTAAAAGCAGCCAATGTAGCTTGTATTTTTATGCCAATCCCGTTTGAACTGCAGAAATAATCTTCAGTACTGCAATagcctaaaaagaaaaaatgtcatTCTATGTGGGCGAGAGTTTGAACTCTGTCATTTGCATCATAGAATAATAGACCAGCAATAAGGATTAGGGAACATTATGTCAGTTCACAGACCTACTTTGCATTTACACAATTACCTCAAAGAATTTCTATATGCCCATTATTTCTGTGAGGCCAGTTTGAACTGCCCTTTGCACTTGTATGCAACCAGTGTGTTAGACAACACCACAAATAGTATTCTTACCCGATTGTACACATAGCAGTTGTTGAACATGGTCTTGAAGTCTTGTATACAGTGAAGTGCTTGCCAGTAGTATTTGTTCTGAAGACGCTTCTCAATAGTGGTCAGATCCATAGGCTTTGtaataattgtataataatcctaaaaaacaaaaacaaatacactaGCATGAATACACCAAAATCTTCAATTTCCAAATCGCAGGCTAATGGAACTTATCTACCAAGACAAAGTCTGTTGGATGCACCTTCATTTTAGTTTCAAACACTGAAATACTAGTAAGAAAAAGCTCAACACATTTTAGAGAAGGGCTGTGATGCTACAATACCAATCGTATTACTTACGGGGAGACACAGTGCCACTGCATCAACAGGCTGGCGGAAGGGCCATGAAAAGTTATGCTTCCATAAAGCTTTGATTGCCACCTTCTCCAGGTACTGTAGTTGATTTGTTACACGTCCAGGGCTCTTAGGATTTATGACCTCCGGCGGAGGGGGGTTTCCACTCACAGTGGGACAGACTTTTACACCAGACATTGTTTTGTCTAAAGGCCATGAAAGGGGAAACAGTCTGTAGAATGCTTTGCGGCCTTGGTTTTCATCACACGTTTTCCTAAACAAGGAGTGAAGAGTATTTTTTAGGGcttctgtaaaaatgtaaattggggatgacattttgaaagaacaaacacagaaaaaataatTCAGTCAGACGCTCCTTAACACTTAAATTACTACTTTTGCGGcctttaatatttatatataatatatagcgctctgaagaagaaaaaaaagagtccaCTGACAAATTATCAGTTTCTCTGGTTTTACTATGCACTTGAGtaaaatttacatttttgttttattctataaactactgacaacatttctcccaaataaaaatattgtcatttagagCATTTATTTGCAGAAAATTACAACTGAAACAAAGAAGAGATGCAGTGTTTTCAGACCTTGaataatgcaaagaaaacaagtttattttcatttttaaacacaatACTAATGTTTTAACTTAGGAAGAGTTCAGAAATCAATATTTGGTGGAATAACCCTGATTTTCAATCACAGCCTTCATGTGTCTTGGCATTCATTGCCAAGACACTGCGTTCATTGCTGTTGGGGGACTTTATGCCAAACATTCAAGCAACTCGGCTTTGTTTGATGGCTGGTGACAATCCATCTTCATCTTGATCACATTCCAGAGGTTTTCAATGGGGTTCAGCTCTGGAGATTGGGCTGACCATGACAGGGTCTTGATCCATCCACACCTTGATTGACCTGGCTGTGTGGCACAAagcattgtcctgctggaaaaaCCAATCCTCAGAGTTGGGGAACATTGTCAGAGCAGAAGGAAGCAAGAATTCTTCCAGGACAACCTTGTACGTGGTTTGATTCATGCGTCCttcacaaagacacatctgCCCTATTCCAGCCTTGCAGAAGGACCCAGATCATCaccgatatagatatatatatatatatatatatcgatatatatatatatatatatcgatatatatatatatatatatatatatatatatatatatatatatagatatatatatatatatatatatatatatatatctatatatatatatatatatatatatatatatatatatatatatatagagatatatatatatatatatatatatatatctatatatatatatatatatatatataatagatatatatatatatatatatatatatagatatatatatatatatatatatatatatatatatatatatatatatacacatacatacacatacatacacatatatgtgtgtatatatatatgtatatatacatgtatacatgtatatatgtatatatacatatgtatacatgtatatacgtatatatatacaccacatatatatatatatatgcgtgtatatatatacgtatatacatgtatacatatgtatatatacatatatatacatatacacacatatgtgtgtatatatatatacgtatatacatgtatacatatgtatatatacatatatacatatatatatacacacatatatgtgtatgtatgtgtatatacatatatacacacatatatgtgtatatacatatacacacatatatgtgtatatatatatacgtatatacatgtatacatatgtatatatacatatatacatacacacatat
Protein-coding regions in this window:
- the brdt gene encoding bromodomain testis-specific protein isoform X2, coding for MSGVKVCPTVSGNPPPPEVINPKSPGRVTNQLQYLEKVAIKALWKHNFSWPFRQPVDAVALCLPDYYTIITKPMDLTTIEKRLQNKYYWQALHCIQDFKTMFNNCYVYNRPGDDIVYMAQTLEKLFLQKLSQMPKEECDVTAVTSEEPVKGRKTNTGAIKHRALLSEVVLQQTVTVIPPDVPHFIPPIQLSAQIDATIKKGFKRKAGPTSSNTFVISSREVSLAEEHSAPCTLLSRRGSGRPIKPPKKDLPTSEGKKVRMSEQLRYCHDILKEMLSKRHYAYAWPFYTPVDSVVLGLHDYHDIIKQPMDLNTIRKKMDQREYVNAKEVAADVRLMFSNCYKYNPPSHEVVYMARKLQEVFEARYLKVPQGTDVCSIPNRRLDKGIGDRVGSVSTSASSESESSSEAEGSSEVVSVQLANLEERLKAVRDELKRLTQEPMTKPKKKAKLKKEKRAKEKDIARLKHKSSKYKSIVGKMANHKSSTMHGNRHNINGIPVTCEDEVPSMPVTYQEKKQLKLDIDKLPGDKLGKLVNIIHARESCLRDSTLEEIEVDFEMLKPSTLRALQRFVAACLRKCNRKARKTKLATAGMQTGKLKNVVASQVAIKEQHLIINKKPLAKVMAAPVLSFLPRLSESSSSSSSSSSGSSSHSSTSSDNSDSESVPKTKKQKSKDSGQKVKMKSKVTLTACGKQMSETKKLTKASVKPCPPLPVQSPVAEFKGHSTHLNADQICDELMLSPPDLSALLSPMASPGVLLDWATTRFEPVPVLSPLTDSPLLSKDEATCNFRYPEDFPDGLLTNVPDANTSSASVEEGKKQIPKKDIVLKNAESWAKLVKQSVTTTAIKSSKESFQQFREAAQKKEREKALKKKQTEDGKEREAPEKSSLPGPCEAETNPQPIKEEPDSPESICTETSQDTPKDVEPQKPKSPIEIQPLTTQSPVDRERELARRKEQERRRREAMSGIDMSMQRDIMTSFELALD
- the brdt gene encoding bromodomain testis-specific protein isoform X1, which gives rise to MSGVKVCPTVSGNPPPPEVINPKSPGRVTNQLQYLEKVAIKALWKHNFSWPFRQPVDAVALCLPDYYTIITKPMDLTTIEKRLQNKYYWQALHCIQDFKTMFNNCYVYNRPGDDIVYMAQTLEKLFLQKLSQMPKEECDVTAVTSEEPVKGRKTNTGAIKHRALLSEVVLQQTVTVIPPDVPHFIPPIQLSAQIDATIKKGFKRKAGPTSSNTFVISSREVSLAEEHSAPCTLLSRRGSGRPIKPPKKDLPTSEGKKVRMSEQLRYCHDILKEMLSKRHYAYAWPFYTPVDSVVLGLHDYHDIIKQPMDLNTIRKKMDQREYVNAKEVAADVRLMFSNCYKYNPPSHEVVYMARKLQEVFEARYLKVPQGTDVCSIPNRRLDKGIGDRVGSVSTSASSESESSSEAEGSSEVVSVQLANLEERLKAVRDELKRLTQEPMTKPKKKAKLKKEKRAKEKDIARLKHKSSKYKSIVGKMANHKSSTMHGNRHNINGIPVTCEDEVPSMPVTYQEKKQLKLDIDKLPGDKLGKLVNIIHARESCLRDSTLEEIEVDFEMLKPSTLRALQRFVAACLRKCNRKARKTKLATAGMQTGKLKNVVASQVAIKEQHLIINKKPLAKVMAAPVLSFLPRLSESSSSSSSSSSGSSSHSSTSSDNSDSESVPKTKKQKSKDSGQKVKMKSKVTLTACGKQMSETKKLTKASVKPCPPLPVQSPVAEFKGHSTHLNADQICDELMLSPPDLSALLSPMASPGVLLDWATTRFEPVPVLSPLTDSPLLSKDEATCNFRYPEDFPDGLLTNVPDANTSSASVEEGKKQIPKKVICLVQDIVLKNAESWAKLVKQSVTTTAIKSSKESFQQFREAAQKKEREKALKKKQTEDGKEREAPEKSSLPGPCEAETNPQPIKEEPDSPESICTETSQDTPKDVEPQKPKSPIEIQPLTTQSPVDRERELARRKEQERRRREAMSGIDMSMQRDIMTSFELALD